In the genome of Telluria beijingensis, one region contains:
- the ybeY gene encoding rRNA maturation RNase YbeY has translation MQEKKHPLELEVQFADTRLEGEITEAKLQRWVEESLLGPAELTIRFVDAAEGQALNKAYRGKDYATNVLTFAYNEEEELGEDDPTQADIVLCTDVLQREAEEQGKTVEEHAAHLVVHGVLHAQGWDHENDDDAEEMEQFERDIMEVLGFPDPYSD, from the coding sequence ATGCAAGAAAAAAAACATCCACTTGAACTGGAAGTCCAGTTCGCCGATACCCGCCTGGAAGGCGAGATCACCGAAGCCAAGCTGCAGCGCTGGGTCGAGGAATCCCTGCTGGGCCCGGCCGAGCTGACCATCCGCTTCGTCGATGCGGCAGAAGGCCAGGCCCTCAACAAGGCCTACCGCGGCAAGGACTACGCCACCAACGTGCTGACCTTCGCCTATAACGAAGAGGAAGAACTGGGCGAGGACGACCCGACCCAGGCCGACATCGTGCTGTGCACCGACGTGCTGCAGCGCGAAGCCGAGGAACAGGGCAAGACGGTCGAGGAACACGCGGCCCACCTGGTGGTGCACGGCGTGCTGCACGCCCAGGGCTGGGACCACGAAAACGACGACGACGCCGAGGAAATGGAGCAGTTCGAGCGCGACATCATGGAAGTGCTGGGCTTCCCGGATCCGTACTCGGATTGA
- a CDS encoding HlyC/CorC family transporter has protein sequence MPEYPSDVRQDAKPHRSLLERLTAFISPEPENRAELLEVLHDAHERNLLDADALSMIEGVFQVSDLSARDIMVPRSQMDVIDITKPIEDWMPIVLETAHSRFPAIEGERDKVVGILLAKDLLRYYAEESFDVRTKLRPAVFIPESKRLNVLLRDFRANHNHMAIVVDEYSGVAGLITIEDVLEQIVGDIEDEYDFDEEEDNIISIREGQHGPRWRIKALTEIEQFNEELGTDLPDDDVDTIGGLVASHLGHMPHKGEVVDLHGLRFEVLRADARQIHVLLVEQLPSTEDDRD, from the coding sequence ATGCCCGAGTATCCCAGTGACGTCCGACAGGACGCCAAACCCCACAGGTCGCTGCTGGAACGGCTGACCGCCTTCATCTCCCCCGAGCCCGAAAATCGCGCAGAGCTCCTCGAAGTGCTGCACGACGCCCACGAACGCAACCTCCTCGACGCCGATGCGCTGTCGATGATCGAGGGCGTGTTCCAGGTCTCCGACCTGTCGGCGCGCGACATCATGGTTCCCCGCTCCCAGATGGACGTGATCGACATCACGAAGCCGATCGAGGACTGGATGCCCATCGTGCTCGAGACCGCCCATTCCCGCTTCCCCGCCATCGAAGGCGAGCGCGACAAGGTGGTCGGCATCCTGCTGGCCAAGGATTTGCTGCGTTATTACGCTGAAGAATCATTCGACGTGCGCACGAAGCTGCGCCCGGCCGTCTTCATTCCCGAATCGAAACGCCTGAACGTGCTGCTGCGCGATTTCCGCGCCAACCACAATCACATGGCGATCGTGGTCGACGAGTATTCCGGCGTGGCCGGCCTGATCACGATCGAGGACGTGCTCGAGCAGATCGTCGGCGACATCGAGGACGAATACGACTTCGACGAAGAAGAAGACAATATCATCTCGATCCGCGAAGGCCAGCACGGCCCGCGCTGGCGCATCAAGGCGCTGACCGAGATCGAGCAGTTCAACGAAGAACTCGGCACCGACCTGCCGGATGACGACGTCGACACCATCGGCGGCCTGGTCGCGAGCCACCTGGGCCATATGCCACACAAGGGCGAAGTGGTTGACCTGCACGGCCTGCGCTTCGAAGTGCTGCGCGCCGACGCGCGCCAGATCCACGTCCTGCTGGTCGAGCAACTGCCATCGACTGAAGACGACCGCGACTGA
- a CDS encoding PhoH family protein encodes MKTQPTLPSYFIPEPLDNTRLAHLCGPLDENLRQISAALDVTIFRRGEKFIVSGANAERAVELLERFYAVANKVVPIEEVQLALVEQRSGLKPRGAHEEAPAGKADVAAEDDDDAEAAPDSIESPVLKTRRSDLRGRTPHQIQYLNAVLNHDISFGIGPAGTGKTYLAVACAVDALERDAVKRIILTRPAVEAGERLGFLPGDLAQKVDPYLRPLYDALYDLLGFDRTQKLFEKQVIEIAPLAYMRGRTLNHAFVILDEAQNTTVEQMKMFLTRIGFGSKAVVTGDVTQVDLHKTQRSGLVDAMHVLKDVRGIAFTHFSSADVVRHPLVARIIDAYEQDTSVQELAALPKPTPVKHARKKTST; translated from the coding sequence TTGAAAACACAGCCAACACTCCCTTCGTACTTCATTCCCGAGCCGCTCGACAATACGCGGCTCGCCCACCTGTGCGGCCCGCTCGATGAAAACCTGCGCCAGATCTCGGCCGCGCTCGACGTCACGATCTTCCGCCGCGGCGAGAAATTCATCGTCAGCGGCGCCAATGCCGAGCGCGCCGTCGAATTGCTGGAACGCTTCTATGCGGTCGCCAACAAGGTCGTGCCGATCGAAGAGGTGCAACTGGCCCTGGTCGAGCAGCGCTCCGGCCTGAAACCGCGTGGCGCGCACGAGGAGGCGCCGGCCGGCAAGGCCGACGTCGCGGCCGAGGACGACGACGATGCCGAGGCGGCGCCCGACAGCATTGAGAGCCCGGTCCTCAAGACCCGCCGCAGCGACCTGCGCGGACGCACGCCGCACCAGATCCAGTACCTGAACGCGGTGCTGAACCACGACATCAGCTTCGGCATCGGCCCGGCCGGCACCGGCAAGACCTATCTCGCCGTGGCCTGCGCGGTCGACGCGCTCGAGCGCGACGCCGTCAAGCGCATCATCCTGACCCGGCCGGCGGTCGAGGCCGGCGAGCGCCTGGGCTTCCTGCCGGGCGACCTGGCGCAGAAGGTCGACCCTTACCTGCGCCCTTTATACGACGCGCTGTACGACCTGCTCGGCTTTGACCGCACGCAAAAACTCTTTGAAAAGCAGGTGATCGAGATCGCGCCGCTGGCCTATATGCGCGGCCGTACCTTGAACCATGCCTTCGTGATCCTGGACGAAGCCCAGAACACGACCGTCGAGCAGATGAAGATGTTCCTGACCCGGATCGGCTTCGGCAGCAAGGCGGTGGTCACCGGCGACGTCACGCAGGTCGACCTGCACAAGACCCAGCGCAGCGGTTTAGTGGACGCCATGCACGTGCTGAAGGACGTGCGCGGCATCGCCTTCACCCACTTTTCGAGCGCCGACGTGGTGCGCCACCCGCTGGTGGCCCGCATCATCGATGCGTATGAGCAAGATACTTCGGTCCAGGAACTGGCCGCCCTCCCCAAACCGACCCCGGTGAAACATGCAAGAAAAAAAACATCCACTTGA
- the glyS gene encoding glycine--tRNA ligase subunit beta, translating into MNQTLLVELQTEELPPKALVKLGAAFAAGIANGLKARDFLEADSSVTTHATPRRLAVTITNVRDTSPDKSIREKVLPVSVALDKEGNPSAPLAKKLAALGFPDLTVDQLERAQDGKAESFFYTYTAAGSALAGAVQDVLGETVAKLPIPKVMSYQRPNGDTVQFVRPVHLLAALHGDQVLPVSLLGLDAGRTTMGHRFLSHGGPITVDHADNYAQVLEAEGKVLSSAEARKESIRTQLLEKAGADQVLMPESLLDEVAALVEWPVVYECRFEEEFLAVPQECLILTMQTNQKYFALTDSEGKLRSRFLIVSNIATDDPSAIVGGNERVVRPRLSDAKFFFEQDKKKTLESRLPQLASVVYHNKLGSQAERSERVTRLATYIATRLGFDAALAERGARLSKADLLTDMVGEFPELQGIMGTYYARHDGEHDEVAHAASEHYQPRFAGDALPATNTGLAVALADKLETLVGIWAIGLQPTGEKDPFALRRHALGIVRMLVEKRLPLSIADLLADAVTTFAGQAAFKDPRLDVTAFMLDRLRGMLRERGFSPNEVEAVLAQNPDRVDDVVQRLEAVQAFAALPEAASLAAANKRITNILKKNEEAMPKDARVEPGLLQDQAEKDLAAAVARVQPDVDAAFAAGDFSGTLKILAQLRDQVDAFFNDVMVMADDVALRNNRLALLASLHGMMNRVADISKLAA; encoded by the coding sequence ATGAACCAAACACTCCTCGTCGAACTGCAGACCGAAGAACTGCCGCCGAAGGCGCTCGTCAAGCTGGGTGCGGCATTCGCCGCCGGCATTGCGAATGGCCTGAAGGCCCGCGATTTCCTGGAAGCCGATAGCAGCGTCACCACCCACGCCACCCCGCGCCGCCTGGCCGTCACCATCACCAACGTCCGCGATACGTCGCCCGACAAGTCGATCCGCGAGAAGGTGCTGCCGGTGTCGGTAGCCCTGGACAAGGAAGGCAATCCGAGCGCACCGCTGGCCAAGAAGCTGGCCGCGCTGGGCTTTCCCGACCTGACGGTCGACCAGCTCGAACGCGCCCAGGACGGCAAGGCCGAAAGCTTCTTCTACACCTATACCGCCGCCGGCAGCGCGCTGGCAGGCGCCGTGCAGGACGTGCTGGGCGAGACGGTGGCGAAGCTGCCGATCCCGAAGGTCATGAGCTACCAGCGCCCCAACGGCGACACTGTGCAGTTCGTGCGCCCGGTGCACCTGCTGGCCGCCCTGCACGGCGACCAGGTGCTGCCGGTCTCCCTGCTGGGCCTCGACGCCGGCCGCACCACGATGGGCCACCGCTTCCTGTCGCATGGCGGCCCGATCACGGTCGACCATGCCGACAACTATGCGCAAGTGCTGGAAGCCGAAGGCAAGGTCTTGTCGTCCGCCGAAGCACGCAAGGAAAGCATCCGCACCCAGCTGCTGGAAAAAGCCGGCGCCGACCAGGTCCTGATGCCGGAATCGCTGCTGGACGAAGTGGCGGCCCTGGTCGAATGGCCGGTGGTCTATGAATGCCGCTTCGAGGAAGAATTCCTGGCCGTGCCACAGGAATGCCTGATCCTCACCATGCAGACGAACCAGAAATACTTCGCGCTGACCGACAGCGAAGGCAAGCTGCGCTCGCGCTTCCTGATCGTGTCGAATATCGCGACCGACGACCCGTCGGCCATCGTCGGCGGCAACGAGCGCGTGGTGCGTCCGCGCCTGTCGGACGCCAAGTTCTTCTTCGAGCAGGACAAGAAGAAAACGCTCGAGTCGCGCCTGCCGCAACTGGCGAGCGTGGTCTACCACAACAAGCTGGGTTCGCAGGCCGAGCGCAGCGAACGCGTGACCAGGCTGGCGACCTATATCGCCACCCGCCTGGGCTTCGACGCGGCGCTGGCCGAGCGCGGCGCGCGCCTGTCCAAGGCCGACCTGCTGACCGACATGGTCGGCGAGTTCCCCGAGCTGCAAGGCATCATGGGCACGTACTACGCGCGCCATGACGGCGAGCACGACGAAGTCGCGCACGCAGCCTCGGAACACTACCAGCCGCGCTTCGCCGGCGACGCCCTGCCGGCCACCAACACCGGTCTCGCGGTAGCGCTGGCCGACAAGCTGGAAACCCTGGTCGGCATCTGGGCCATCGGCCTGCAGCCGACCGGCGAGAAGGATCCGTTCGCGCTGCGCCGCCACGCGCTGGGCATCGTGCGCATGCTGGTCGAGAAGCGCCTGCCGCTGTCGATCGCCGACCTGCTGGCCGATGCCGTGACGACCTTCGCCGGCCAGGCCGCGTTCAAGGATCCACGGCTTGACGTCACCGCCTTCATGCTGGACCGCCTGCGCGGCATGCTGCGCGAGCGCGGCTTCTCGCCGAACGAGGTCGAAGCCGTGCTGGCCCAGAACCCGGACCGCGTCGACGACGTGGTGCAGCGCCTGGAAGCGGTGCAGGCCTTCGCCGCCCTGCCGGAAGCCGCCTCGCTGGCCGCCGCCAACAAGCGCATCACCAACATCCTCAAGAAGAACGAGGAAGCGATGCCGAAGGACGCCAGGGTCGAGCCAGGCCTGCTGCAGGACCAGGCCGAGAAAGACCTGGCGGCCGCCGTCGCCCGCGTGCAGCCGGACGTCGACGCCGCCTTCGCCGCGGGCGACTTCAGCGGCACGCTCAAGATCCTGGCCCAGCTGCGCGACCAGGTCGACGCCTTCTTCAACGACGTGATGGTGATGGCCGACGACGTCGCGCTGCGCAACAACCGCCTGGCCCTGCTGGCCTCGCTGCACGGCATGATGAACCGCGTGGCCGACATCTCGAAGCTGGCAGCATAA
- a CDS encoding YcxB family protein, whose amino-acid sequence MTAGPTNEVPAPPRAGAMPLEALHFFVRYSLREYTSFMWQHGGFLIRRRRVRWPASLLLRLKSTFSAALNFILLGRGRRTYEFTIDEHGIVRTSGGVTLIDWEDVAAVRTYSRGFMMVLKRGTLPIPFRCLSERQVDVMRELAAARHALSLR is encoded by the coding sequence ATGACCGCTGGACCGACGAACGAAGTTCCGGCGCCGCCACGGGCCGGCGCCATGCCGCTCGAAGCGCTGCACTTCTTCGTGCGCTATTCGCTGCGCGAGTACACCAGTTTCATGTGGCAGCACGGCGGCTTTTTGATCCGCCGCCGGCGCGTGCGCTGGCCGGCAAGCCTGTTGCTGCGCCTGAAAAGCACGTTCAGTGCGGCCCTCAATTTCATCCTGCTCGGTCGCGGGCGGCGCACCTATGAATTCACCATCGACGAACACGGCATCGTGCGCACCAGCGGCGGCGTGACCCTGATCGACTGGGAAGACGTGGCCGCCGTGCGCACCTACTCGCGCGGCTTCATGATGGTGCTCAAGCGCGGCACGCTGCCTATTCCATTCCGCTGCCTGTCCGAGCGCCAGGTGGATGTGATGCGCGAGCTGGCGGCGGCGCGGCATGCACTGAGCCTTCGCTGA
- a CDS encoding M48 family metallopeptidase, which produces MASAKVDGQQLELFAQEFFAALRPSDRPAPPAQPLFKAPPAPPRIKLPSPPVGPQDPPLKRIILGHHTIEYALRRSSRRSIGFTIDDDGLRVTAPRRVTLEEIDNALRAKQRWIVSKLLERGERRDQRQQRAPIEWKDGARLPYLGFDIVLRLEEAARSHCQFDAASNELWIGVVPGLSEWQLKERVKIWFQAEAKRLFVERLDLYAPRLGVNYSSFTLSSAGSRWGSCTVGGSIRLNWKLIHYPLALVDYVVAHELAHLREMNHSPAFWATVGEVYPDYDGARLALRRRSHEMPALFEE; this is translated from the coding sequence GTGGCCTCGGCCAAGGTCGACGGGCAGCAGCTGGAATTGTTCGCGCAAGAATTCTTCGCGGCGCTGAGGCCTTCCGACCGGCCGGCGCCGCCCGCGCAGCCGCTGTTCAAGGCGCCGCCGGCGCCGCCCCGCATCAAGCTTCCCTCGCCGCCCGTCGGCCCGCAAGACCCTCCCCTGAAACGCATCATCCTCGGCCACCACACCATCGAGTACGCGCTGCGCCGCTCGTCGCGCCGCTCGATCGGCTTCACGATCGACGACGACGGCCTGCGCGTGACGGCGCCGCGCCGCGTCACGCTGGAAGAAATCGACAATGCACTGCGCGCCAAGCAGCGCTGGATCGTCAGCAAACTGCTCGAACGGGGCGAACGGCGCGACCAGCGCCAGCAGCGGGCGCCGATCGAATGGAAGGATGGCGCGCGCCTGCCCTATCTCGGCTTTGATATCGTGCTGCGACTGGAGGAAGCGGCGCGCAGTCATTGCCAGTTCGATGCGGCCAGTAACGAGCTATGGATCGGCGTGGTGCCGGGGCTGTCGGAATGGCAGCTCAAGGAGCGCGTGAAGATCTGGTTCCAGGCCGAGGCCAAGCGCCTGTTCGTCGAGCGCCTGGACCTGTATGCGCCGCGGCTGGGCGTGAATTACAGCAGCTTCACGCTGTCGTCGGCCGGCTCGCGCTGGGGCTCGTGCACGGTGGGCGGCAGCATTCGCCTCAACTGGAAACTGATCCATTATCCGCTGGCGCTGGTCGACTACGTGGTGGCGCACGAACTGGCCCACCTGCGCGAGATGAACCACAGCCCGGCGTTCTGGGCCACGGTGGGAGAGGTATATCCGGATTACGACGGCGCGCGCCTGGCATTGCGCCGCCGCTCGCACGAGATGCCGGCGCTGTTCGAGGAATGA
- the lnt gene encoding apolipoprotein N-acyltransferase, which produces MLRRWTKTAAAPASKADLAARAAQRGGKPSALLLSAAVLAGASSILSFQPYGWWPLQFLSLAWFFYQVGMSGSVKRATLIGWAFGFGWTMAGVHWLYVFGTRFAHLPAALAVLGLVLLCLYMGLFGAMTAGVGAWLRKRWSLPVAAFLLLVLPTLWGVSEWLRGWVFTGFPWASSGYAHDLAPLAGYAPLVGVYGIGILVGVGAGCIAMLTQRAHWPAIGLLAGLMLVGAGLRTVEWTQETGQPISVRLLQGNIPQDRKFDMEFLTSIVTRYQGMITAAPADLIATPETALPVFPHNLPDGYLDNLQRYATTTGSTLAIGMPLFDGPGKYGNSLVALSPQPTPYRYDKAHLVPFGEFIPPGFRWFTDMMNIPLNDATRGAALQAPFAVKDQWVLPNICYEDVFGEEIAYQLRNAQHPATLLLNVSNLSWYGQSVAIPQHLQISRMRTLETGRPMLRSTNDGATAVIDHRGNITQVLPFYADGVLSATVRGASGMTPFIRLGNAAFLMLGGVMLLGAWLAGRRYRLNHAKSNS; this is translated from the coding sequence ATGCTGCGCCGCTGGACCAAGACCGCGGCGGCGCCCGCGTCAAAGGCCGACCTGGCCGCGCGCGCCGCGCAGCGCGGCGGCAAGCCCTCCGCCCTGCTGCTGTCCGCCGCCGTCCTGGCCGGCGCTTCTTCCATCCTGTCGTTCCAGCCCTATGGCTGGTGGCCGCTGCAATTCCTGTCGCTGGCCTGGTTCTTCTACCAGGTCGGCATGTCGGGCTCGGTCAAGCGCGCGACCCTGATTGGCTGGGCCTTCGGCTTCGGCTGGACCATGGCCGGCGTGCACTGGCTGTACGTGTTCGGCACCCGCTTCGCCCATTTGCCGGCCGCGCTCGCGGTGCTGGGACTGGTGCTGCTGTGCCTGTACATGGGCCTGTTCGGCGCCATGACCGCCGGCGTCGGCGCCTGGCTGCGCAAGCGCTGGTCGCTGCCGGTGGCCGCCTTCCTGCTACTGGTGCTGCCGACCCTGTGGGGCGTGTCCGAATGGCTGCGCGGCTGGGTGTTCACCGGTTTCCCCTGGGCCTCGTCGGGCTATGCCCACGACCTGGCGCCGCTCGCCGGCTACGCGCCGCTGGTCGGCGTGTATGGCATCGGCATCCTGGTCGGCGTCGGCGCCGGCTGCATCGCCATGCTGACCCAGCGCGCGCACTGGCCAGCGATCGGCCTGCTGGCCGGCCTGATGCTGGTGGGCGCCGGCCTGCGCACGGTTGAATGGACGCAGGAAACCGGCCAGCCGATCAGCGTGCGCCTGCTTCAAGGCAACATCCCGCAAGACAGGAAATTCGATATGGAATTTCTGACCAGCATCGTCACGCGCTACCAGGGCATGATCACGGCCGCGCCGGCCGACCTGATCGCGACGCCGGAAACCGCCCTGCCCGTCTTCCCGCACAACCTGCCGGACGGCTATCTCGACAACCTGCAGCGTTATGCGACGACGACCGGCAGCACGCTGGCAATCGGCATGCCGCTGTTCGACGGTCCGGGCAAGTACGGCAATAGCCTGGTCGCCCTGTCGCCGCAGCCGACACCCTACCGCTACGACAAGGCGCACCTGGTGCCGTTCGGCGAGTTCATCCCGCCGGGCTTCCGCTGGTTCACCGACATGATGAACATCCCGCTCAACGACGCCACCCGCGGCGCCGCGCTGCAGGCGCCGTTCGCAGTGAAAGACCAGTGGGTGCTGCCGAATATCTGCTACGAAGACGTGTTCGGCGAAGAGATCGCCTACCAGCTGCGTAACGCCCAGCATCCGGCGACGCTGCTGCTGAACGTGTCGAACCTGTCGTGGTACGGGCAGTCGGTGGCCATTCCGCAGCACCTGCAGATCTCGCGCATGCGCACGCTGGAGACGGGTCGCCCGATGCTGCGTTCAACCAATGACGGCGCCACCGCCGTGATCGACCACCGCGGCAATATCACGCAGGTGCTGCCGTTCTATGCCGACGGCGTGCTGAGCGCGACCGTGCGCGGCGCGAGCGGCATGACCCCGTTCATCCGCCTCGGCAACGCGGCCTTCCTGATGCTGGGTGGCGTGATGCTGCTCGGCGCCTGGCTGGCCGGCCGCCGCTACCGCCTTAACCACGCCAAATCGAATAGCTGA
- the gmhB gene encoding D-glycero-beta-D-manno-heptose 1,7-bisphosphate 7-phosphatase: MKLIILDRDGVINHDSPDFIKSPAEWIPIPGSLEAIARLNQAGYRVVVATNQSGIARGLFDITTLNAIHAKLHASAHLVGADIDAIFFCPHAAIDGCDCRKPKSGMFEEIARRFKVNLKCVPTVGDSLRDLQAGFNRGCAPYLVLTGKGEKTQAVGGLPPGTQVFPDLAAMVNAFLKPASSPPSSPASGASGAQAA, encoded by the coding sequence ATGAAGCTGATCATCCTCGACCGGGACGGCGTGATCAACCACGATTCGCCGGACTTCATCAAGTCGCCGGCCGAGTGGATCCCGATCCCTGGCTCGCTCGAGGCGATCGCCCGCCTGAACCAGGCGGGCTACCGGGTCGTGGTCGCGACCAACCAGTCGGGCATCGCGCGCGGCCTGTTCGACATCACGACCCTGAACGCCATCCACGCCAAGCTGCACGCGTCGGCCCACCTGGTCGGCGCCGACATCGACGCCATCTTCTTTTGCCCGCATGCGGCGATCGATGGCTGCGACTGCCGCAAGCCCAAATCGGGCATGTTCGAAGAGATCGCTCGCCGCTTCAAGGTCAACCTGAAGTGCGTGCCCACCGTGGGCGACTCACTGCGCGACCTGCAGGCGGGCTTCAACCGCGGCTGCGCGCCCTACCTGGTGCTGACCGGGAAAGGCGAGAAGACGCAGGCCGTCGGCGGCCTGCCGCCCGGCACCCAGGTGTTCCCGGACCTGGCGGCGATGGTGAACGCCTTCCTCAAGCCCGCGAGTTCCCCGCCATCCAGCCCTGCCTCTGGTGCAAGCGGCGCGCAAGCTGCATAA
- a CDS encoding lysophospholipid acyltransferase family protein: MHNFSLFLRSLLFTIVMVVATVIWACLCFLAAPLSYNKRFWFTSRWNVFIIWCARVICGIRYEFKGYENLPDAPAIVLSKHQSAWETIFLLPNLTRPLVYVFKKEILYIPFFGWAMGLLRMIPIDRKQGKNAFSSVVRHGKRRLADGQWIIMFPEGTRIPVGQKGKYKSGGTRLAVETQAVVVPIAHNSGECWPKNSFIKRPGLITVSIGKPIAPNGHTPDSLMQEVENWIESEMRVISPHAYNGG; the protein is encoded by the coding sequence TTGCATAACTTCAGTTTGTTCCTGCGTTCCCTGCTGTTCACGATCGTCATGGTCGTCGCTACCGTCATCTGGGCTTGCCTCTGCTTCCTGGCCGCGCCGCTATCGTACAACAAGCGCTTCTGGTTCACCTCGCGCTGGAACGTTTTCATCATCTGGTGCGCGCGCGTCATCTGCGGCATCCGCTACGAATTCAAGGGCTACGAGAACCTGCCGGACGCGCCGGCCATCGTGCTCTCCAAACACCAGTCGGCGTGGGAAACCATCTTTTTGCTGCCCAATCTCACGCGGCCGCTGGTCTACGTCTTCAAGAAGGAAATCCTGTACATTCCCTTCTTCGGCTGGGCCATGGGCCTGCTGCGCATGATCCCGATCGACCGCAAGCAGGGCAAGAATGCCTTCAGTTCCGTGGTCCGCCACGGCAAGCGGCGCCTGGCCGACGGCCAGTGGATCATCATGTTCCCTGAAGGCACACGCATCCCGGTCGGCCAGAAGGGAAAGTACAAGAGCGGCGGCACGCGCCTGGCTGTGGAAACCCAGGCGGTGGTGGTGCCGATCGCGCATAATTCGGGCGAGTGCTGGCCCAAGAATTCGTTCATCAAACGGCCCGGATTGATCACGGTCTCGATCGGCAAGCCGATCGCGCCCAACGGCCATACTCCCGACAGCCTGATGCAAGAGGTAGAAAATTGGATAGAATCCGAAATGCGCGTCATTTCGCCCCACGCCTACAACGGTGGCTGA
- the glyQ gene encoding glycine--tRNA ligase subunit alpha: MLTFQQIILTLQSYWDKQGCALLQPYDMEVGAGTFHTGTFLRAIGPEPWRAAYVQPSRRPKDGRYGENPNRLQHYYQYQVALKPAPENILDLYLGSLEALGLDLKKNDVRFVEDDWESPTLGAWGLGWEVWLNGMEVTQFTYFQQVGGLDCKPVLGEITYGIERLAMYLQGVENVYDLVWTEWEENGEKKKLSYGDVFHQNEVEQSTYNFEHSNTEILFQAFNNHESEAKRLIELQLTLPAYEQIMKASHSFNLLDARGAISVTERAAYIGRVRTLSRLVAQAYYDSREKLGFPMAPKSEQAA; the protein is encoded by the coding sequence ATGCTCACATTCCAACAAATCATCCTTACCCTGCAGTCCTACTGGGACAAGCAGGGCTGCGCACTGCTCCAGCCCTACGACATGGAAGTCGGCGCGGGCACCTTCCACACCGGCACCTTCCTGCGTGCGATCGGCCCCGAGCCGTGGCGCGCCGCCTATGTGCAGCCGTCGCGCCGCCCCAAGGATGGCCGGTATGGCGAGAATCCTAACCGCCTGCAGCACTACTACCAGTACCAGGTGGCCCTCAAGCCGGCCCCGGAAAACATCCTCGACCTCTACCTCGGCTCGCTCGAGGCGCTGGGCCTGGACCTCAAGAAGAATGACGTGCGCTTCGTCGAGGACGACTGGGAAAGCCCGACCCTGGGCGCCTGGGGCCTGGGCTGGGAAGTCTGGCTGAACGGCATGGAAGTCACCCAGTTCACCTATTTCCAGCAGGTCGGCGGCCTCGATTGCAAGCCGGTGCTGGGCGAGATCACCTATGGCATCGAACGCCTGGCCATGTACCTGCAGGGCGTGGAGAACGTGTACGACCTGGTATGGACCGAGTGGGAAGAGAACGGGGAGAAAAAGAAGCTGTCCTATGGCGACGTCTTCCACCAGAACGAGGTCGAACAGTCGACCTACAACTTCGAGCATTCGAACACCGAGATCCTGTTCCAGGCTTTCAATAATCACGAATCCGAAGCCAAGCGCCTGATCGAGCTGCAACTGACCCTGCCGGCCTACGAGCAGATCATGAAGGCCTCGCACAGCTTCAACCTGCTGGACGCGCGCGGCGCGATCTCGGTGACCGAGCGCGCCGCTTACATCGGCCGCGTGCGCACGCTGTCGCGCCTGGTGGCGCAAGCCTATTACGATTCGCGCGAGAAGCTGGGCTTCCCCATGGCGCCGAAAAGCGAACAAGCAGCTTGA